TGATTTTGTCGCATGCCGCGTAAATATCTTCACAACCTAAAGCCATATGACCAAACGCGTTTCCGAGCTCATAGCTATCTGTATCCCAGTTATAAGTCAGTTCGATCGTTGCGCTGTCTGGTTGGTTTGCGTTACCAACAAAAACTAATGTGTAACGGTATTCAGGGTTCTCGAAACGGTCAAGTTCAGTCATGCCAAGCACCTTGGTATAGAACTCAATTGATTTATCAAGATCAGCAACACGGATCATGGTGTGAAGAAATTTCATATTTAACCTTCTTATCTCGGCTTTGAGCGGCTGCTGGAGTATCAACTGCATCCCAACAAACAACGTTATTGGTTAATAAGATAATGATTAAGTGTAAAAACATCAAATTGTCATTAATTATTGTTTGCATAATAAATCGTTATTAACTTGGCGGTTTTAGGTTGCTTTTGTTTATTCTGATAATGGTATAAACGTACTGAATGATTGGCACTTTTATTTAGAATTTAAATTACTTAGAGTGAACAATCTATCAGATTGAATGCATAAATCATGGTGTAGAAAGGGAGAAAGGAATGGACAGCTTTAAAGCCTTGTTCGAAGTTGCTCAGCGAAAAGCTGAATACGACAAGAACAACACATGGTATCAAGGTTCCAACACCTATTTCGAAGCCTTATACCAAGAACTTGAAGAAGTGAGTGAAGAGAAAGCCAAAGGGCGAGCATGCTACTTAGAAGACGAACTGGGTGATGTACTGTGGAACTATCTGAATCTTCTTATAGCGCTAGAAAAAGAGGAGGGCATCAACGCTAAATCTGTACTCAATCGAGCGGTAGAGAAGTACCAAGCGCGAGTGACCGCAATTGAAAACGGTTGAAGTTGGGCAGACGTAAAAGCTGAACAAAAGTCGAAAATGAAAAATGAATTCGAGGTAAAACAAGGCAACAAAAATTAAACTGACTAAATACTTATTCACGCTAATGGTTGGCTGAGCTGTTGGGATGCCAAGTGTCTCGATCGCGAATGATCAAGTCCTGAAATAAGCGTATCAATCGCATCAAAGTGATGTTCAGGTGAGAGGAGTTAGAACGGTTGTTCATATACTGCCAGGTGATAATCAAGGCTCTCGACACCAAAAATTCATTCTCAAGCTCGACTCCCATCAAACTCTTCTCGTCGCGCACAACATTGATTTGGCCGAGTATCCATTACGAGTATTGGGGCGAGTTTATGAAGAGTGCTTTTCATAACCAAGGTGCTCATCCAGTTCAGCATTGAGCGCTGTTTCAACGGTCACCTTGATTAACATTTTCAATATCAGATTCGGTTTTGATTGACTTCGCACCTTCACGAGCAAAAGCTTCAAGTGCTTTCTTATCCATAGTGTCCATTCTTAGCCATGTTGGCTTAAGTTTAGACAGTTACACAGAATTCAGAACAGTCTCGTTTTTCCGTGTCGATAGCTTATTAATAAGTATCAGACTCTTATTCACAGGTCTGTTGTGTCTCTTAATCTTACTATCGCGTTTACTGAATTTATTTAGTATTTGTTGTTGGCATTGGAGCAAGTAACGCCTCCAATTCCTCTGGGGTGAGTAAATCCTTCTTTTGCAAAATATCACTCTGCTCCAAAGATAATCGAGTCTTGTTTATCAAGTATTTCTTTTGAGTTGGGGTAAGATCCTTTAAAGAATCTATTAACTCTTGGAAGTGGTTTGTGTTCATAGCCTAGCTTTTCCCCGTTGACGTTTTGCTGTTTTCCAATCGTTTTCAGTCCATATTGACTAAATAATCGTTAATTTGTTTATTAATGGTGACAAGCTCTTTATTAATTATAGCGATATCTGCGGTATCGGGAGCGATATTGTCACGTGTGTGTTCTTCAACTTTACCAAGAGCGGAAACCGCAGCCTCTTCTCCAAAGCTGGAAAGTATGCCTTTCAAACTATGAGAAAGTAGGAAGAGTTCCGGCCAATTTTGTTCTGCATTTAATTGATTAATCCTATCTAAACCGTCCTCGTAGTCCTCCATATAGGTTGAAAAAACAGCAAAGATAATGTCGACATCGTTGTCCATGTAGGTGTTAAGTACTTCGAAATTGATCATATCTCATCTCCACTGTGGCATGTGTAAGTTAAAAGGCACAGGTAACCGCGTCGAGCAGGAACCAGAAAGGTAATCTTTCAACCAGTTTGACCAGTTTGGTGGTAGCGGTCGCTGTGTTAGAAATTCGATACTTTCATCCAAGATGGTATCCGGCGCTGATATGTTGCTATCGGAAAGGTTTCTCAATCTAATCTCTGTTGAGAAAGGGTACTTCTTCCTCAGTTCTAGCTCACTCATGTTGTGATGACTTTGCTCTTTTAAAGGAACCGCAGACTTAGCTGCGACTAAAGTAAGTAGACTGCGTTTTATTGCAAACTCGCCAAAAAAATCCATCAGCGGAATGGCTTGCTTTAACAGTAATAAAGGCGTTTGGCTGGGTACTGAGTAGTAATAGCTCAAAGATTGCATTAGTTTTTTATGCGCATGCTCTGGCCTTGATTCTAGCAACAGTAGCTTGCATTGCATCATCTGCTTTAAGGCCGCGAGATCAACTTGTTGACTTCGATTCAACTGTTTCTCTGCCAACAAACAAAACTCATTCAGTTTCAAAAGGACGCGCTTCTTATCATTAGTCGAGCTCATCGTTTTAAAGTGCTCACTGATTGTATCGACATAAGCATTCATCGCTGACAACCAATGTGGATCTGTAGATGAGACATTTGATGCGTACATATAGCCAACGTCATACAGTCGATCTACTTGTCCGAGCTTGGAAAGGATTCTCGATACCGTAACCAACCTGGTGCTGCTACTTGGTGTTAACTCAAACGCTCGAATGGCTAATATAGATGCATTGTTTTGCTGACCAAGATTTTCATAAAGACCAACTAGGTTATCTATTGCACGCAAGCAAAGCGGGTTACGCGTAACGTAGTCGGCGAGGATAGTGACAGCTTCACGAATATTGCCTTGTTTGTGCTGCACAAAAGCTTCTGCGCAAATGCGGCTTGCATGTTCCTTTTCAGCACAAAAAGGTAAAAAGTTTTCCAGCACATCAAACTGCTTAGATTCGATAAGTGTGTCGATAAGTAAAGATTCAACACACACGCTTTGTGCATAGTTTTTATGAAGGCGTGCGACACCTGCGAGCGTGAGTTTGTCCGTCTTATTCAACTGGTGACGAACTTCCGCAAGTTGATGTTGTTCCTGTAAGGCCGTTAACATTTTGTTCTTCAGCGCTTTGGTTTGAAGGGGCTTTGTCAGTAAGTGACGAACTCGTCCAGACAGGGCAGTTAACACGGTCTCTTGCGTTGCATCGCCAGAGATCATCAATACGGCTGTAGTGTCTGAAATGAGTTTTGCACGACTCATCAAGTTGATCAGATCTAAGCCAGTCAGTTTGGTCGACAAGTGGTAATCCATGACAATAAACGAATAGAAACGAGTTTTGACAGCCAAAAGTGATTCTTGCGCACTGTTTACACAAGTAATGTTGGAAACCTTCGCGCCGAGCGCAACAAGTTGATGCCTGATCAACGTTGATGATGTTGAGCAGTCATCTATCACCAAAATGTTGATGTTATCGACTTCGATCTTCCCTGTGGTCAAACTTCTTCCTATTTTTACAGATTAGTACCCTCTAAAATAAAACTAGTCATCGGATTGCATAAAGGCAAGCTGTTTCTGCGATTAAAAAGGGGCAATATGCCCCTCATCAACATTTGCGCTAATTAACTCTGTACTGAGTCCGTTTCTACTCTTTTTAGAAGCTCATTTGCCTTCTTCATCGCTCGTCTTGCACTTTTAGACTTCCTTTTGTTCAAAAGGATGTCGGAGAATTGCAGATACTTATCTGCGGTTTGGAATCTTAAATCGTTAATATCTTGAAATCCGTTCGGAAAGTTTTCAGCAAATAGGTCAATATCTTTAACCAGTTTGTCCAAGTTTACTGTTGTTCTTGCTTGTTTTAAACGGTAATAGAGGCCCTCAAATTCTTCTTGATAAAGTAGGCGTGCGGCATCGGCCGGGAAAGGCAGCGGACTTTGGCTATCTTTCGCAGTCTCATAGAGCTTCATCTCCAAAACTGCATCTTTCATCGCATTGCTGATTGCGATATTTTGGCGATGTTCTTCGGAATCTGCGAAGAAGGTATTTCCTACTTTGATTAATGTAACCAAGGCTGCAGCATCTCTCAGTTGTAAGGCTTCATTTAAGTGTTGGCCAAACACCTCACTAGCAAGTGAGCTTGGGACAAACGGGTACTCCTGATGAATTTGATGTAATTCTTGCTTGAGGTCGTAAATTGATTTCGAACCTTCCAATTTGCTGTAACTTGATTTCTCGAGTTGGCTGTTAATCTGCCTTGCAATCGAGAGCAATGTTGAATGCTTGCTGGATTGAATATCCAATGCGAGTACTTCGATCTTATGTGAATCTGGGTAATAGACTTTGGCTTGTTGAAGAATGTCTTCAATTTTGTCGTAGTTTGGATAGGTGGTGACATCAGAGTTGAGTACATCGTCAATCTTTGATTCAAACTCGCCAAGTAGATAGGGTTTATATAATCGTAAAAAGCCAGACTTGATGACAGGGTGTAAGTCACCTTGTGTATCAATGAGCAATTTAGTGTTTTCTGGTACGGTATCAAGTAGCGCTTGGGCTGATGTAATGTTTGCAGCTTGTTGATCAAGTGCGACTTCAAGCTGAGTAATTTGGCGTTGTTGCTGTTGAAATAGCAATCCTAAAAGTGTGGCAACGGCAAATGAGGCCGCGACACTCGTCAAAACTGGCCATCGTGCTCTATTAATGTGCTGTTTAATGTATTCAGCGCTAAGGTGTTTAGGTGCCACCCCATTGGTTAACACTTTCGAGAACAAAGGCCATTTAATGAAGGGTAAGTTTGCTGGTTTAGCCGCACGAATGTTCTTCTTTAATGCCTCGTCAACGGGTGTGCGAGAGAAGGGGTGCTTACAACTCAATAACTCATAGGTGATGCAGCAGAAAGCAAATATGTCATCACTAAATTGAGGCTCTTTCCCAGCAAGAATATCAAGCGAAGCGTAATTGGGCGTATAGCCTAACGTGTCACTTTGTTGAGCTTTGCGTTTCGCGGCATATTGGTCATGTTTTAGCTGCTGTGTTTTGGAGACCCCAAAGTCTAGAAGTTTAACTTTTCCTTCAGAAGTCAGAATGATGTTCGCAGGCTTAAGGTCAGCGTGCACTACGCCGAGAGAATGGGCGTACGAGAGTGCGTCCAGTGTTTCGTTCAAGATGGATCGAGACGGTTTAAACTTAAGCCCATCGGGTCTTGAGCGTTGAATCAAAGTTTCTAATGTTTCACCATCAACGTACTCCATTACTAGAAAGTACACGTTACCATCTACCCCGAAATCGTAAACTCGAATAATATTTGGATGGCTAAGCTTCTGAGTTTGCTGTGCTTCTCGAATAAGCATACGTGCTGTTTCTGGTTGAGAAGAAAACTCTTCTTGTAGAATTTTTAGTGCGACGTAGGGCGTTTCCGCTCCTGATGACTCAAGAATTTTATCTTTGGCCAGGTAAACATCACATAAACCGCCATGCCCGATGAGTGATTCGATCTCATAGCGGTTCTTAATGGTTTCACCAAGCAAAGACTGCGTTGTGTTTTTTTCACTGCACGCGGGTGGAACATTATCTTTTTTATTTTGAGGTGGAATGGTGTTTTGGTTTTGAGACATTTTTGTATTTGTCTCATTCTTTAATTCGGTGGAGCCTTCAGAATTGGAATTTGTAACATGGTCGATTTTATTTTCTCTTTTATGAGTCTTTACAATTTTTGTTTTATCGCCGTTTATTTCTTTATTTATAGAACTGTTTTTACTTTGGTCTTCCATCACAGAGGCTCCGTATAAATGATGGTGAGAATATATAATCTATTAATTAATGAAAAATGATGATTTTTTAATTTCTCGGTCAAGCTAACATCGGTTTTTTGACGCGTGAAAATCGAAACGTCAAAAATTTGAACCTCGTTGTATATTTCGTTTCGAGTAAAAATACCTGATTGCTTTGCTTGAAAATTAATTCATTATTCCGTTCTTGAAATATAAATATTATTCGATTGGGCGATAATGACTTAACTGTTAATAAATAAATGCCTAACTAGAAAGAATGAAACATAAAATTAAGCAGCTCCTTTGGCGAGGTATACATGACTTTGGTTTTAACCATAACGAGTTTTCACAAGTTCACC
This portion of the Vibrio hyugaensis genome encodes:
- a CDS encoding serine/threonine-protein kinase; this encodes MEDQSKNSSINKEINGDKTKIVKTHKRENKIDHVTNSNSEGSTELKNETNTKMSQNQNTIPPQNKKDNVPPACSEKNTTQSLLGETIKNRYEIESLIGHGGLCDVYLAKDKILESSGAETPYVALKILQEEFSSQPETARMLIREAQQTQKLSHPNIIRVYDFGVDGNVYFLVMEYVDGETLETLIQRSRPDGLKFKPSRSILNETLDALSYAHSLGVVHADLKPANIILTSEGKVKLLDFGVSKTQQLKHDQYAAKRKAQQSDTLGYTPNYASLDILAGKEPQFSDDIFAFCCITYELLSCKHPFSRTPVDEALKKNIRAAKPANLPFIKWPLFSKVLTNGVAPKHLSAEYIKQHINRARWPVLTSVAASFAVATLLGLLFQQQQRQITQLEVALDQQAANITSAQALLDTVPENTKLLIDTQGDLHPVIKSGFLRLYKPYLLGEFESKIDDVLNSDVTTYPNYDKIEDILQQAKVYYPDSHKIEVLALDIQSSKHSTLLSIARQINSQLEKSSYSKLEGSKSIYDLKQELHQIHQEYPFVPSSLASEVFGQHLNEALQLRDAAALVTLIKVGNTFFADSEEHRQNIAISNAMKDAVLEMKLYETAKDSQSPLPFPADAARLLYQEEFEGLYYRLKQARTTVNLDKLVKDIDLFAENFPNGFQDINDLRFQTADKYLQFSDILLNKRKSKSARRAMKKANELLKRVETDSVQS
- the gloA gene encoding lactoylglutathione lyase — its product is MKFLHTMIRVADLDKSIEFYTKVLGMTELDRFENPEYRYTLVFVGNANQPDSATIELTYNWDTDSYELGNAFGHMALGCEDIYAACDKIKALGGNITREPGPMKGGETHIAFIKDPDGYQIELIQTSK
- a CDS encoding Hpt domain-containing protein, encoding MINFEVLNTYMDNDVDIIFAVFSTYMEDYEDGLDRINQLNAEQNWPELFLLSHSLKGILSSFGEEAAVSALGKVEEHTRDNIAPDTADIAIINKELVTINKQINDYLVNMD
- a CDS encoding response regulator; this encodes MTTGKIEVDNINILVIDDCSTSSTLIRHQLVALGAKVSNITCVNSAQESLLAVKTRFYSFIVMDYHLSTKLTGLDLINLMSRAKLISDTTAVLMISGDATQETVLTALSGRVRHLLTKPLQTKALKNKMLTALQEQHQLAEVRHQLNKTDKLTLAGVARLHKNYAQSVCVESLLIDTLIESKQFDVLENFLPFCAEKEHASRICAEAFVQHKQGNIREAVTILADYVTRNPLCLRAIDNLVGLYENLGQQNNASILAIRAFELTPSSSTRLVTVSRILSKLGQVDRLYDVGYMYASNVSSTDPHWLSAMNAYVDTISEHFKTMSSTNDKKRVLLKLNEFCLLAEKQLNRSQQVDLAALKQMMQCKLLLLESRPEHAHKKLMQSLSYYYSVPSQTPLLLLKQAIPLMDFFGEFAIKRSLLTLVAAKSAVPLKEQSHHNMSELELRKKYPFSTEIRLRNLSDSNISAPDTILDESIEFLTQRPLPPNWSNWLKDYLSGSCSTRLPVPFNLHMPQWR